The Streptomyces sp. NBC_01775 genome includes a region encoding these proteins:
- a CDS encoding aspartate aminotransferase family protein, producing MPSPATASAPAASAPAAPDPGAGRAVHATDRAHVFHSWSAQGQMDPLAVAGAEGSYFWDYEGKRYLDFASGLVFTNIGYQHPKVVAAIQEQAAKMCTFAPAFAIEARSEAARLIAERTPGDLDKIFFTNGGADAVEHAIRMARLHTGRPKVLSAYRSYHGGTQQAINITGDPRRWASDTGTAGVVHFNAPHLYRSPFYAETEEQECERALAHLEQTIAYEGPQTLAAVILETIPGTAGIMLPPPGYLAGVREICDRYGIVFVLDEVMAGFGRTGTWFAADLYDVVPDLLTFAKGVNSGYVPLGGVAISAKIAETFDQRPYPGGLTYSGHPLACAAAVATLETMAEEGIVEHAAHLGEAVIGPALRELAERHPSIGEVRGTGAFWALDLVRDRATREPLVPYGATGPANAPMADFAATAKRAGLWPFVNMNRTHVVPPCNITEAELKEGLSALDQALTAADAHTVTGGGAGGGASA from the coding sequence ATCCCCTCACCAGCCACCGCCTCCGCCCCCGCCGCCTCCGCCCCCGCCGCTCCCGACCCCGGTGCGGGCCGGGCCGTGCACGCCACGGACCGCGCGCACGTCTTCCACTCCTGGTCGGCCCAGGGCCAGATGGACCCGCTCGCGGTCGCCGGGGCCGAGGGCTCGTACTTCTGGGACTACGAGGGCAAGCGGTACCTCGACTTCGCCAGCGGTCTCGTCTTCACCAACATCGGATACCAGCACCCCAAGGTCGTCGCCGCGATCCAGGAGCAGGCGGCGAAGATGTGCACCTTCGCGCCGGCCTTCGCGATCGAGGCCAGGTCCGAGGCGGCCCGGCTGATCGCCGAGCGCACCCCGGGCGACCTCGACAAGATCTTCTTCACCAACGGCGGCGCCGACGCCGTCGAGCACGCCATCCGCATGGCCCGCCTGCACACCGGCCGCCCCAAGGTGCTGTCCGCCTACCGCTCGTACCACGGCGGCACCCAGCAGGCGATCAACATCACGGGCGACCCGCGCCGCTGGGCCTCCGACACCGGTACGGCGGGCGTCGTCCACTTCAACGCCCCGCACCTGTACCGCTCGCCGTTCTACGCGGAGACCGAGGAGCAGGAGTGCGAGCGCGCGCTGGCACACCTGGAGCAGACGATCGCCTACGAGGGCCCGCAGACGCTCGCCGCGGTCATCCTGGAGACCATCCCCGGCACCGCCGGGATCATGCTGCCGCCGCCCGGCTACCTCGCCGGCGTCCGCGAGATCTGTGACCGGTACGGGATCGTCTTCGTCCTGGACGAGGTGATGGCGGGCTTCGGGCGGACGGGCACCTGGTTCGCGGCCGACCTCTACGACGTCGTCCCCGACCTGCTCACCTTCGCCAAGGGCGTCAACTCCGGCTACGTCCCGCTCGGTGGCGTCGCGATCTCCGCGAAGATCGCCGAGACGTTCGATCAGCGCCCCTACCCGGGCGGCCTCACCTACTCGGGCCACCCGCTGGCCTGCGCCGCCGCCGTCGCCACCCTGGAGACGATGGCCGAGGAGGGCATCGTCGAGCACGCCGCGCACCTGGGCGAGGCCGTCATCGGCCCGGCGCTGCGCGAGCTGGCCGAGCGCCACCCCTCGATCGGCGAGGTGCGCGGCACCGGCGCCTTCTGGGCCCTGGACCTGGTGCGCGACCGCGCCACCCGCGAACCGCTGGTCCCCTACGGCGCGACGGGCCCCGCCAACGCGCCCATGGCCGACTTCGCCGCCACCGCCAAGCGCGCGGGACTGTGGCCGTTCGTCAACATGAACCGCACCCACGTCGTGCCGCCGTGCAACATCACCGAGGCCGAGCTGAAGGAGGGCCTGTCCGCGCTGGACCAGGCCCTGACCGCGGCCGACGCGCACACCGTCACGGGTGGCGGCGCGGGCGGGGGCGCGAGCGCGTGA
- a CDS encoding LysE family translocator yields the protein MAVSSIAAFLAVSVMLVMVPGADWAYAISSGLRDRSVVPAVGGLMLGYVGLTAVVVAGVAALVARTPGVLTGVTLLGAAYLLWLGVTTLISTSSAAASAPRAEVGAEGEPAARARVLKGAGVSGLNPKALMLYLALLPQFADQHGDWPLAAQIGLLGLVHMLTAGAVYLGVGTLAKTLLSARPTAARVITRLSGVAMIALGGLLLAEHLIP from the coding sequence ATGGCCGTCAGCTCCATAGCCGCTTTCTTGGCCGTGTCCGTCATGCTCGTCATGGTGCCGGGTGCCGACTGGGCGTACGCGATCTCGTCCGGCCTGCGCGACCGCTCGGTCGTACCGGCGGTGGGCGGGCTGATGCTCGGCTACGTGGGGCTCACGGCCGTCGTCGTGGCGGGGGTCGCCGCGCTGGTGGCCCGCACGCCGGGTGTCCTCACGGGAGTGACCCTGCTCGGCGCCGCGTACCTGCTGTGGCTGGGGGTGACGACGCTGATCTCGACGTCGTCCGCAGCCGCTTCCGCACCCCGGGCCGAGGTGGGAGCGGAGGGGGAGCCCGCCGCGCGGGCCCGGGTCCTCAAGGGCGCGGGCGTCAGCGGACTGAACCCCAAGGCGCTGATGCTCTACCTCGCGCTGCTGCCCCAGTTCGCCGACCAGCACGGGGACTGGCCGCTCGCGGCGCAGATCGGTCTCCTCGGCCTGGTGCACATGCTCACGGCCGGTGCCGTCTACCTCGGTGTGGGCACCCTGGCCAAGACCCTGCTGAGCGCCCGGCCCACCGCGGCGCGCGTCATCACTCGCCTCTCGGGCGTCGCGATGATCGCCCTGGGCGGCCTGCTGCTGGCCGAACACCTCATCCCCTGA
- a CDS encoding response regulator transcription factor, with protein MPHLLVVEDDPQLRAALVRALRDRGHAVATAATGMAGLDAAVTHRPDLIVLDLGLPDVDGGQVLRMLRSVSDVPVIVATARDEEPEIVAALEDGADDYIVKPFGSGQLEARIKAVLRRLGSGEPDEPEPPVRVGGLLVAPSAREVTLEGEALELTPREFDLLCYLARRQGQVVSRRELLAEVWQQPLGGADKTVDVHLSWLRRKLGETAQRPRYLHTVRTVGVKLAAPEEPPGDRAGDSAEGDRAEGDASEGDAIEGDG; from the coding sequence GTGCCACATCTGCTCGTCGTCGAGGACGACCCCCAGCTGCGCGCGGCGCTCGTACGGGCGCTGCGGGACCGTGGCCATGCCGTGGCCACGGCCGCCACGGGCATGGCGGGGCTCGACGCGGCGGTCACCCATCGGCCCGACCTGATCGTGCTGGACCTGGGCCTGCCGGACGTGGACGGCGGGCAGGTGCTGCGGATGCTGCGCTCGGTCAGCGACGTTCCCGTGATCGTCGCCACGGCGCGGGACGAGGAGCCGGAGATCGTCGCCGCGCTGGAGGACGGCGCCGACGACTACATCGTCAAACCGTTCGGATCGGGCCAGCTGGAGGCCCGTATCAAGGCGGTGCTGCGGCGGCTGGGCAGCGGGGAGCCGGACGAGCCCGAGCCGCCCGTACGGGTCGGCGGGCTGCTGGTCGCGCCCTCGGCACGCGAGGTCACGCTGGAGGGGGAGGCGCTGGAGCTGACCCCGCGCGAGTTCGATCTGCTGTGCTACCTGGCCCGGCGCCAGGGCCAGGTGGTCTCCCGCCGCGAGCTGCTGGCCGAGGTGTGGCAGCAGCCGCTCGGCGGCGCGGACAAGACGGTCGACGTCCATCTGTCGTGGCTGCGCCGGAAGCTGGGCGAGACGGCGCAGCGCCCGCGCTATCTGCACACGGTGCGCACGGTCGGAGTGAAGCTGGCCGCACCGGAAGAGCCCCCGGGCGACCGCGCCGGGGACTCCGCCGAGGGGGACCGCGCCGAGGGCGATGCCTCCGAGGGGGACGCCATCGAGGGCGACGGCTGA
- a CDS encoding sensor histidine kinase: MRRQLLALIGTTTVVVLAVLLVPLALLVRSHAEDRAMTDATERAQSVAAVVGGSLGRGAGGREVVQGVVDGLNGRGQPRTSVVLADDTVLGRRTGGVSADALKLARGGRAFTYAPRDGHGGGRVVMVPVLASGAEGKEHGRVRPSAHSASVVEVAVSEDQLHAGVLPSWLAVFGLGVALMLLGLAFADRLAARLVRATRQLAFVSDRLAGGELTARAEPSGPRELRQLAGRLNELGERIDGLVTAERERGADLAHRLRTPVAALRLDAEGLRDADEAARIGESVAALERSVDGVIRAARRAGADPGSQRCDLAAVTRERAAFWTPLAEDQSRAVTVSAPAAPVCVRVSREELSAVLDTLIGNVLDHTPEGAGLWITVTPEGTLAVEDEGPGFADGGAEVAARGESGAGSTGLGLDIARTAAEDSGGGVELGTSAHGGAAVRCRFGACA, from the coding sequence ATGCGCAGACAGTTGCTCGCGCTCATCGGGACGACCACCGTCGTGGTGCTCGCCGTCCTGCTCGTACCGCTGGCGCTGCTGGTGCGCAGCCACGCCGAGGACCGGGCGATGACGGACGCCACCGAGCGGGCGCAGTCCGTCGCCGCCGTGGTCGGGGGCTCGCTGGGCCGGGGCGCGGGCGGGCGAGAGGTCGTCCAGGGCGTGGTGGACGGTCTCAACGGGCGCGGGCAGCCGCGTACCTCCGTCGTCCTCGCGGACGACACCGTGCTGGGGCGCCGCACGGGCGGGGTCAGCGCCGACGCGCTGAAGCTGGCACGCGGCGGGCGCGCTTTCACCTACGCGCCGCGCGACGGGCACGGCGGGGGCCGGGTGGTGATGGTGCCGGTACTCGCGTCCGGGGCGGAGGGGAAGGAGCATGGCCGGGTGCGGCCCTCGGCGCACTCCGCGTCCGTCGTCGAGGTCGCCGTCAGCGAGGACCAGCTGCACGCGGGCGTCCTCCCCTCCTGGCTGGCGGTCTTCGGGCTCGGCGTCGCGCTGATGCTGCTCGGGCTGGCCTTCGCCGACCGGCTGGCGGCGCGCCTCGTCCGCGCCACGCGGCAGCTCGCCTTCGTCTCCGACCGGCTGGCGGGCGGCGAGCTCACCGCGCGCGCCGAGCCCTCGGGCCCGCGCGAGCTGCGGCAGCTCGCGGGGCGGCTCAACGAGCTGGGCGAGCGCATCGACGGCCTCGTCACCGCCGAGCGCGAGCGCGGCGCCGACCTCGCGCACCGGCTCCGCACGCCGGTCGCCGCGCTGCGGCTGGACGCCGAAGGGCTGCGGGACGCGGATGAGGCCGCGCGGATCGGGGAGTCCGTGGCGGCGCTGGAGCGCAGCGTCGACGGCGTGATCCGCGCCGCGCGACGGGCCGGTGCGGACCCCGGCTCCCAGCGGTGCGACCTGGCGGCCGTGACGCGCGAGCGGGCCGCGTTCTGGACGCCGCTCGCCGAGGACCAGAGCCGCGCCGTAACGGTCTCGGCGCCCGCGGCGCCGGTGTGCGTACGGGTCTCCCGCGAGGAGCTGTCCGCCGTGCTCGACACCCTGATCGGCAACGTCCTCGACCACACGCCGGAGGGCGCGGGCCTGTGGATCACCGTCACCCCCGAGGGCACCCTCGCCGTCGAGGACGAGGGCCCCGGCTTCGCCGACGGCGGCGCCGAGGTGGCGGCGCGCGGCGAGAGCGGGGCGGGCTCCACGGGGCTCGGCCTGGACATCGCGCGGACGGCGGCCGAGGACTCGGGCGGCGGCGTCGAGCTGGGGACCTCGGCGCATGGGGGCGCGGCGGTGCGCTGCCGCTTCGGGGCGTGCGCCTGA
- a CDS encoding DUF4956 domain-containing protein, translated as MESLSQFATHLALDLAAVLVLTFAVYFPRHRRRDLLPAYLALNVALFAVVAALARVGGDGGMALGFGLFGVLSMIRLRSESIQHEEVAYYFTTLVIGLVSGLPHLPFGLAAALCLLPVAVLYCADHPRLFSRTRRAVVTLDAAVTAPEAVRERIRARLGEPLAWKISEVDFVRDLTVVDVRYRQPAPSAKNESLAASRGRSRSAVRDDSGDSDTRNSGGSDPRTCDTASAAAPAAQLTETAR; from the coding sequence ATGGAATCGCTGAGCCAGTTCGCCACCCACCTCGCACTCGACCTCGCAGCCGTGCTGGTCCTGACGTTCGCCGTGTACTTCCCCAGACACCGGCGACGGGACCTGCTCCCCGCTTATCTCGCGCTGAACGTCGCGCTGTTCGCGGTCGTCGCGGCCCTCGCCCGGGTCGGGGGCGACGGCGGAATGGCGCTCGGATTCGGCCTGTTCGGCGTGCTGTCGATGATCCGGCTGCGCTCGGAGTCCATCCAGCACGAGGAAGTGGCGTACTACTTCACCACCCTCGTCATCGGCCTGGTCTCCGGTCTGCCGCACCTGCCCTTCGGCCTCGCCGCCGCGCTGTGCCTGCTGCCCGTCGCCGTCCTCTACTGCGCCGACCACCCGCGCCTGTTCTCCCGCACCCGGCGCGCGGTCGTCACCCTGGACGCGGCCGTCACCGCGCCGGAGGCCGTACGCGAACGGATCCGCGCGCGGCTGGGGGAGCCGCTGGCCTGGAAAATCAGCGAGGTCGACTTCGTCCGTGACCTGACGGTCGTGGACGTGCGCTACCGCCAGCCCGCGCCGTCGGCGAAGAACGAGTCCCTGGCCGCGTCCCGGGGACGAAGCCGCAGCGCCGTTCGTGACGACTCCGGCGACAGCGACACCCGCAACTCCGGTGGCAGCGACCCCCGTACGTGTGACACCGCATCTGCCGCTGCCCCTGCCGCTCAGCTGACGGAGACCGCCCGATGA
- a CDS encoding polyphosphate polymerase domain-containing protein, giving the protein MTGPVTAATRVAPAVRALARAALAAHPVGLAEVMERAPLLDRYDRCYLVPSHAFQDIAARLTDPHRDEPFRALSIGGRRWFGYHSVYYDTPGLRAYHDHRQSRRQRCKIRERLYEDTGERQFEIKAKGGRGQTLKFRRRLGERAHALEDASRSFLRRTLEETYGAGFTVPDDLRPSLVTDYTRATFVADGRRITCDAGLVCRDAHGNEVRAARDLVLVETKSYGHLTEADLLLHEHGHRAADFTKYASLGALTPTLPANRWRRALREVFTVA; this is encoded by the coding sequence ATGACCGGGCCTGTCACCGCGGCCACCCGCGTCGCCCCGGCCGTCCGCGCACTCGCCCGGGCCGCGCTCGCCGCCCACCCCGTCGGTCTGGCCGAGGTCATGGAGCGCGCCCCGCTGCTGGACCGCTACGACCGCTGCTACCTCGTCCCGTCGCACGCCTTCCAGGACATCGCGGCGCGCCTGACCGACCCGCACCGCGACGAGCCCTTCCGCGCCCTGTCCATAGGCGGACGCCGGTGGTTCGGCTACCACTCCGTCTACTACGACACCCCGGGCCTGCGCGCCTACCACGACCACCGGCAGAGCCGCCGGCAGCGCTGCAAGATCCGCGAGCGGCTCTACGAGGACACCGGGGAGCGCCAGTTCGAGATCAAGGCGAAGGGCGGCCGGGGCCAGACCCTCAAGTTCCGCCGCCGCCTGGGCGAGCGCGCCCACGCGCTGGAAGACGCGTCCCGCAGCTTCCTGCGCCGGACGCTGGAGGAGACCTACGGCGCCGGCTTCACCGTCCCCGACGACCTGCGCCCCAGCCTGGTGACGGACTACACCCGCGCCACCTTCGTGGCCGACGGCCGGCGCATCACCTGCGACGCGGGCCTCGTCTGCCGCGACGCCCACGGCAACGAGGTCCGCGCGGCCCGTGACCTCGTTCTCGTCGAGACCAAGTCCTACGGCCACCTCACGGAGGCCGACCTCCTCCTCCACGAACACGGCCACCGCGCCGCCGACTTCACCAAGTACGCCTCCCTGGGCGCCCTGACCCCCACCCTCCCCGCCAACCGCTGGCGCCGCGCCTTGAGGGAGGTCTTCACGGTGGCGTAG
- a CDS encoding Lrp/AsnC family transcriptional regulator, whose amino-acid sequence MDDMDRQILAELQEDGRLTVTELAARVGLSLSPCHRRLRELERSGAIRGYRAVVDAGAVGLTFDALVFVTMRQEDRTTISDFEQALTELPQVIQAQRLFGDPDYLLRVVTADLAAFQRLYDENLATLPGVQRLSSTLVMKHVVHERPLPA is encoded by the coding sequence ATGGACGACATGGACCGGCAGATTCTTGCGGAGCTCCAGGAAGACGGGCGGCTGACCGTCACCGAGCTGGCCGCCCGCGTCGGCCTGAGCCTCTCCCCGTGCCACCGCCGCCTGCGCGAGCTGGAGCGCTCCGGTGCGATCCGCGGCTACCGCGCGGTGGTGGACGCGGGCGCGGTCGGGCTGACCTTCGACGCGCTCGTCTTCGTGACCATGCGCCAGGAGGACCGCACCACAATCTCCGACTTCGAGCAGGCCCTCACCGAGCTCCCCCAGGTCATCCAGGCCCAGCGCCTGTTCGGCGACCCGGACTACCTCCTCCGCGTCGTCACCGCCGACCTCGCCGCCTTCCAGCGCCTGTACGACGAGAACCTCGCCACGCTGCCCGGCGTCCAGCGGCTCAGCTCCACGCTGGTGATGAAGCACGTCGTCCACGAAAGACCGCTTCCGGCGTGA